The following coding sequences are from one Anguilla rostrata isolate EN2019 chromosome 16, ASM1855537v3, whole genome shotgun sequence window:
- the pdcd5 gene encoding programmed cell death protein 5 isoform X2 encodes MDEEPGNDQQGQQEAKQREAEMRNTILAQVLDQSARARLSNLALVKPEKAKAVENYLIQMARHGQLGGKISESGLIEILEKVSQQTEKKTTVKFNRRKVMDSDDEDEDD; translated from the exons ATGGACGAG GAGCCTGGAAACGACCAACAAGGACAGCAGGAAGCAAAGCAGAG AGAAGCTGAAATGAGAAACACTATTCTAGCGCAAGTTTTAGATCAGTCTGCTCGTGCCAGAT TGAGTAATTTAGCGTTGGTGAAGCCAGAAAAGGCCAAAGCTGTGGAGAATTACCTCATTCAGATGGCCCGCCACGGTCAGCTTGGTGGAAAG atttCAGAATCGGGATTAATAGAGATCCTTGAAAAAGTTAGTCAGCAGACGGAAAAGAAGACGACCGTTAAG TTTAACAGGCGAAAGGTGATGGACTCAGacgatgaagatgaagatgactGA
- the uraha gene encoding 5-hydroxyisourate hydrolase isoform X2: MATPQGSPLTTHVLNTGEGVPGARMALSLHRLDSHLAVWNLLTTGTTNDDGRCPDLITREAFTPGMYKMRFETGQYFEGLSQTCFYPYVEIVFTITDPTQKFHLPLLLSRFSYSTYRGS, translated from the exons ATGGCCACACCTCAGGGGAGCCCCCTCACCACTCATGTGTTGAATACAGGTGAAGGGGTCCCAGGGGCCCGAATGGCCCTCAGCCTACACCGACTGGATTCACACCTGGCAGTCTGGAACCTACTCACCACAGG GACCACTAATGATGACGGCCGCTGTCCAGACCTTATCACCAGAGAAGCATTCACTCCCGGGATGTACAAGATGCGATTTGAAACTGGGCAGTATTTTGAAGGCCTGAGTCAGACGTGCTTCTACCCATATGTGGAG aTTGTCTTCACCATAACCGATCCGACTCAGAAGTTTCATCTTCCCCTGCTCCTCAGCCGGTTCTCCTACAGTACGTACAGGGGGAGCTAG
- the uraha gene encoding 5-hydroxyisourate hydrolase isoform X1, with protein sequence MNTKRLQRIKDHLLAENQCSDMATPQGSPLTTHVLNTGEGVPGARMALSLHRLDSHLAVWNLLTTGTTNDDGRCPDLITREAFTPGMYKMRFETGQYFEGLSQTCFYPYVEIVFTITDPTQKFHLPLLLSRFSYSTYRGS encoded by the exons ATGAATACAAAGCGACTTCAACGCATAAAAGACCATCTTCTGGCAGAAAACCAG TGTTCAGACATGGCCACACCTCAGGGGAGCCCCCTCACCACTCATGTGTTGAATACAGGTGAAGGGGTCCCAGGGGCCCGAATGGCCCTCAGCCTACACCGACTGGATTCACACCTGGCAGTCTGGAACCTACTCACCACAGG GACCACTAATGATGACGGCCGCTGTCCAGACCTTATCACCAGAGAAGCATTCACTCCCGGGATGTACAAGATGCGATTTGAAACTGGGCAGTATTTTGAAGGCCTGAGTCAGACGTGCTTCTACCCATATGTGGAG aTTGTCTTCACCATAACCGATCCGACTCAGAAGTTTCATCTTCCCCTGCTCCTCAGCCGGTTCTCCTACAGTACGTACAGGGGGAGCTAG
- the pdcd5 gene encoding programmed cell death protein 5 isoform X1 yields the protein MADDELEAIRRQRMAELQAKHGEPGNDQQGQQEAKQREAEMRNTILAQVLDQSARARLSNLALVKPEKAKAVENYLIQMARHGQLGGKISESGLIEILEKVSQQTEKKTTVKFNRRKVMDSDDEDEDD from the exons ATGGCAGACGACGAGCTCGAGGCTATTAGACGGCAACGTATGGCCGAACTTCAGGCAAAACATGGG GAGCCTGGAAACGACCAACAAGGACAGCAGGAAGCAAAGCAGAG AGAAGCTGAAATGAGAAACACTATTCTAGCGCAAGTTTTAGATCAGTCTGCTCGTGCCAGAT TGAGTAATTTAGCGTTGGTGAAGCCAGAAAAGGCCAAAGCTGTGGAGAATTACCTCATTCAGATGGCCCGCCACGGTCAGCTTGGTGGAAAG atttCAGAATCGGGATTAATAGAGATCCTTGAAAAAGTTAGTCAGCAGACGGAAAAGAAGACGACCGTTAAG TTTAACAGGCGAAAGGTGATGGACTCAGacgatgaagatgaagatgactGA